One window of Athalia rosae chromosome 2, iyAthRosa1.1, whole genome shotgun sequence genomic DNA carries:
- the LOC125499853 gene encoding uncharacterized protein LOC125499853 yields MDTRWKHPFSAIVAGPSGCGKSNFVKTFLRHIGDMCDAKFARIIWYYAEWQPLYGATATSDRSPVIEYREGLPQQGDYDSDDAKLPKLLILNDLMRESSNGAVVDLFTKGCHHKNLSVFLITQNLFHQGRGQRDISLNANYIIFFKNPRDRAQIQHLARQVYPEDPRFVQEAYNDATNRPHGYLLLDLKQSTPENCRFRTDIFPTDEHRYVYLPRKDIKRDGPRGAPVFHL; encoded by the coding sequence ATGGACACGCGTTGGAAGCATCCTTTTTCCGCCATCGTCGCCGGACCATCCGGCTGCGGGAAATCTAATTTCGTCAAAACATTTCTGCGACACATCGGTGATATGTGCGACGCAAAGTTCGCGCGAATCATCTGGTATTACGCAGAATGGCAACCGCTGTACGGCGCAACGGCGACGTCCGATCGTTCGCCGGTTATCGAGTATCGCGAGGGATTACCCCAGCAGGGTGACTACGACTCCGACGACGCGAAACTTCCAAAGTTGCTGATTCTAAACGATTTGATGCGCGAATCGTCCAACGGGGCCGTCGTCGATCTCTTCACCAAGGGGTGTCACCACAAGAATCTCAGCGTGTTTCTCATCACGCAGAATCTCTTTCATCAAGGTCGCGGTCAGCGGGATATCTCGCTGAACGCGAACTATATAATATTCTTTAAGAACCCCCGCGACCGGGCGCAAATACAACACCTCGCGCGCCAAGTTTACCCCGAGGATCCGCGCTTCGTACAGGAAGCCTACAACGACGCCACAAATCGGCCCCACGGATATTTACTGCTCGATCTGAAGCAATCGACGCCCGAAAACTGCCGATTTCGCACAGATATATTTCCCACGGACGAACACCGCTACGTTTACCTACCGCGGAAGGATATAAAGCGAGACGGGCCGCGGGGTGCTCCAGTATTTCACCTGTAA
- the LOC125500013 gene encoding uncharacterized protein F54H12.2-like, whose protein sequence is MAYLHAHSCECLKSELDLFTLPPTQTTIEGGQWVHYKPVSSLTDDSPIEFMVPGLSDEYLDLSHTMLSLRVSMPPLDGVQLVSSDGKTPTAAAIAAPVNNLLHSLFSQVDVFFNQKLVSPANNAYAYRAYMETLLNYNNTAKNSHLTTTLWYGDTAGRMDDLGAGNKGFAERERLFKNGSSVDLLGHLHCDVFNQEKFLPNGVELRLRLVRSRDAFCIMETTNAHTMHILEATLLVRRVTINPGVLLAHARALAKGTAKYPLTRVEVKAMTIHGGVHGETLDNVFLGQLPKRIIIGFVDNKAFNGDRTRNPFNFQHFKTNFLSLYVDGQQIPSKPLQPDFTKSRLYVDAYQTLFSGTGIHFLNEGNGISRADYPYGYCLTAFDLTPDLSANSNTHWNLVRHGSVRIEVRFEEALEKTINCVVYAEFDNILEIDSSRQVIVDFGG, encoded by the coding sequence ATGGCCTACCTACACGCTCATTCGTGCGAGTGTTTGAAATCGGAGCTCGACTTGTTCACTCTACCGCCTACGCAGACGACGATAGAGGGTGGGCAGTGGGTGCATTACAAGCCGGTGTCGTCTCTCACCGACGACTCACCGATCGAATTCATGGTTCCGGGGCTGAGCGACGAGTACCTCGACCTGTCGCACACGATGCTCAGTCTGCGAGTCAGTATGCCGCCTTTGGATGGGGTGCAGCTGGTGAGCTCGGACGGTAAGACCCCGACAGCGGCGGCGATCGCAGCTCCTGTGAACAACCTGTTGCACTCGTTGTTCAGTCAAGTGGACGTCTTCTTCAATCAAAAACTCGTCTCCCCGGCCAacaacgcgtacgcgtacagaGCATACATGGAGACTCTGTTGAATTACAACAATACGGCCAAAAATTCGCATCTGACGACCACGCTGTGGTACGGGGATACCGCCGGCAGAATGGACGATCTTGGTGCCGGTAATAAGGGTTTCGCAGAGCGCgaacgattattcaaaaacgGCTCCAGCGTTGATTTATTGGGACACCTTCATTGCGACGTGTTCAATCAGGAGAAATTCCTTCCAAACGGCGTGGAGTTGCGATTGCGTCTGGTGAGATCGCGGGACGCCTTCTGCATCATGGAAACCACCAACGCTCACACGATGCACATTTTAGAGGCCACTCTGCTCGTTCGACGAGTCACGATAAACCCCGGCGTGTTGTTGGCGCACGCCAGAGCTCTGGCGAAAGGGACGGCCAAGTATCCGCTCACCAGGGTCGAGGTCAAGGCAATGACGATTCACGGCGGGGTGCACGGAGAAACGTTGGACAACGTGTTTCTCGGCCAGCTGCCGAAGAGAATAATCATCGGATTCGTCGATAACAAGGCCTTCAACGGCGACCGAACGCGCAacccgttcaattttcaacattttaaaacCAACTTTCTGTCTCTGTACGTCGACGGCCAGCAAATACCCTCGAAACCCCTGCAACCGGACTTTACGAAATCAAGATTATACGTGGACGCGTACCAAACGTTGTTTTCCGGAACTGGCATTCATTTTCTGAACGAGGGAAACGGAATCAGCCGGGCGGACTACCCCTACGGTTATTGTCTGACCGCGTTCGATCTCACACCCGATTTATCGGCGAACAGCAACACGCATTGGAATTTGGTCAGACACGGCAGCGTTCGAATAGAGGTACGTTTCGAAGAGGCGCTCGAGAAGACGATAAACTGCGTCGTGTACGCAGAATTCgacaatattttggaaattgattCGAGTCGTCAAGTTATCGTGGATTTCGGTGGCTGA
- the LOC125500014 gene encoding uncharacterized protein LOC125500014, with translation MPMALAALPKAFGLPVETRKGLFPHLFNTPVNRGYVGPLPSAEYYSPDSMGTAERTAFHAWYNEAVESNYVFEFDKELIDYCRSDVDILRRACSAFRDIFLTQGGVCPFSQSTTIASACSVLFRQNFLQDNTIGIIPSRGYRMTDNQSTKAVEWLVCKEREIGIEIMHAGRCREYRIPETGRPVDGYYVTEDGTRHVLEFQGCYWHGCRNCFTANRDEELVAKDCMNKRFEETRAKTVRMRALGYVVTEMWECVFAEMLKNDAELRAYVEQHPLIVARNEKCLNPRDAFFGGRTNNTKRFYEVAEGERIRYVDVCSLYPWVCKNGRYPVGHPKVHVGDFCKTLTGPDNANLDAVEGLVKCVVLPPRNLYHPLLPVRMHGKLMFPLCRTCCENSTPDDCPHANEADRWLSGTWVSDELKKAITLGYRIVDVSEIWQYDITSYDPATKQGGLFAGYIDTFLKLKQEASGWPAECDDETSRQRYVEEYERVEGIRLDGSKIAKNAGLRSVAKLCLNSFWGKFGQRDNLPRTEVINERQRLLELLTDPDVEVHDILPVNERILYARWGRTGESAIPSPMTNVVLAAYTTAQARLKLYSYLEKLQRRVLYFDTDSVIYVESENTRDEYKPPTGNFLGDLTDELAAYGPGSYIRSFVSGGPKFYAFVVKRLSDRDEVEVCKVKGVTLNYQTGLKINFQSVRSIVTDAHDPITVERRAIQRTNLHHVVTRTISKTCRPVQSKRRLCPNSYDTLPFGYKAT, from the coding sequence ATGCCTATGGCTCTCGCGGCGCTGCCCAAAGCCTTCGGGCTCCCCGTAGAAACACGCAAGGGactttttccccatttattCAATACGCCGGTGAATCGCGGCTACGTTGGCCCGCTACCATCGGCCGAATATTATTCGCCGGACAGCATGGGGACCGCGGAACGAACAGCATTCCACGCGTGGTACAACGAGGCTGTGGAAAGTAACTATGTATTCGAGTTCGACAAGGAGCTGATCGATTATTGCCGAAGCGACGTTGACATTCTTCGAAGAGCCTGTTCGGCGTTcagagatatttttctcacgcaGGGGGGTGTCTGTCCGTTCTCGCAAAGCACCACCATCGCGTCTGCGTGTTCGGTGCTATTTCGGCAGAATTTCCTGCAAGACAATACCATCGGGATTATACCGTCTCGCGGGTATCGGATGACCGACAATCAGTCCACCAAGGCGGTCGAGTGGCTCGTCTGCAAAGAACGCGAAATCGGTATAGAGATAATGCACGCGGGTCGCTGCAGGGAGTATCGTATCCCGGAAACGGGTCGCCCTGTGGACGGTTACTACGTGACCGAGGATGGCACCAGACACGTGCTCGAATTTCAGGGGTGTTACTGGCACGGATGCCGAAATTGTTTCACAGCGAATCGCGACGAAGAACTGGTAGCTAAGGATTGCATGAATAAGCGCTTCGAGGAAACCCGCGCGAAGACCGTCAGAATGCGTGCACTCGGTTACGTCGTGACGGAGATGTGGGAGTGCGTTTTCGCCGAGATGCTGAAGAACGACGCGGAACTGCGAGCGTACGTGGAGCAACACCCGTTGATCGtcgcgagaaacgaaaagtgtTTAAATCCTCGCGATGCGTTCTTCGGCGGTCGTACGAACAACACGAAACGGTTCTACGAGGTTGCCGAGGGGGAGCGAATTCGCTATGTGGATGTTTGCTCCCTGTATCCGTGGGTATGCAAAAACGGGCGGTACCCCGTTGGACATCCCAAGGTGCACGTGGGGGATTTCTGTAAGACGTTGACAGGGCCCGACAACGCGAATCTAGACGCGGTAGAGGGCCTCGTGAAATGCGTCGTGCTTCCGCCGCGAAATCTCTACCACCCGTTGCTGCCGGTCCGCATGCACGGCAAATTGATGTTTCCATTGTGTCGCACGTGTTGCGAGAATTCGACACCCGACGATTGCCCGCATGCGAACGAAGCCGACCGCTGGTTGAGCGGTACATGGGTGTcggatgaattgaaaaaagcgatCACCCTGGGTTACAGAATTGTCGATGTCAGCGAAATATGGCAATACGATATCACTTCGTACGATCCCGCGACGAAGCAAGGCGGTTTGTTCGCCGGATACATAGACACGTTTCTGAAGTTGAAGCAGGAGGCCAGCGGCTGGCCGGCGGAATGCGATGACGAGACATCTCGCCAACGCTACGTAGAGGAATACGAGCGCGTCGAGGGGATCCGCCTGGACGGGTCCAAGATAGCTAAAAACGCCGGGCTGCGTTCGGTGGCGAAACTTTGCCTGAATTCGTTCTGGGGTAAATTCGGGCAGCGCGATAATTTACCGCGTACAGAGGTGATCAACGAGCGGCAGAGGCTCTTGGAGCTTCTCACCGATCCGGACGTCGAGGTTCACGATATTTTGCCCGTAAACGAGCGGATTCTTTACGCGCGATGGGGACGTACGGGGGAAAGCGCGATACCGTCGCCCATGACCAACGTCGTCTTAGCCGCCTACACCACGGCCCAAGCGCGTTTGAAGCTCTACAGCTATCTGGAAAAATTGCAGCGTAGGGTATTGTATTTCGACACCGACTCTGTCATTTACGTGGAGAGCGAGAACACCCGCGACGAATACAAACCGCCGACAGGGAATTTTCTGGGCGACTTGACGGACGAATTGGCGGCTTACGGCCCCGGTAGCTATATACGATCGTTCGTCTCGGGGGGTCCGAAATTTTACGCCTTTGTAGTGAAACGCCTGAGCGATCGGGATGAGGTCGAGGTGTGCAAGGTCAAAGGCGTTACTTTGAACTATCAGACAGGTCtaaagataaattttcaatccgtcCGAAGCATAGTGACCGACGCCCACGATCCTATCACGGTGGAGCGACGCGCTATCCAGCGCACCAACCTGCATCACGTGGTAACGCGCACGATCTCCAAAACGTGTCGCCCGGTTCAATCGAAGCGTCGGCTCTGTCCAAACAGCTACGACACGCTACCCTTCGGTTACAAGGCGACATGA
- the LOC125500103 gene encoding cyclic nucleotide-gated cation channel beta-1-like: protein MLLEAAESAELAAFSEAEPISGSFTDNIGVSVEPMAPVADEPMPGPSTGWIEVDRPSCGVGRSCDNVSPDNDEAADQELVDFSWDDESDIERLNDSPIGPRRLDVWDLDRRPIDPREPGYREIWTDEEEEEAEGERLEEEEEEEQEQEQQEEEEDEEEEEEEEEEEEEEEEEEEEKQSDGEYFAGVYGYICNKLAREREKERDERCTRCMHYVLPRRVRCER from the exons atgtTGCTAGAAGCAGCCGAGTCAGCTGAGCTAGCGGCATTCTCCGAGGCTGAGCCGATATCTGGGTCGTTCACCGACAATATCGGGGTATCGGTTGAGCCAATGGCACCCGTGGCCGATGAGCCGATGCCTGGACCGTCCACCGGATGGATTGAGGTGGATAGGCCCAGCTGCGGCGTCGGGCGTTCATGCGATAACGTGAGCCCGGATAACGACGAAGCTGCTGACCAAGAATTGGTTGACTTCTCGTGGGATGATGAGTCGGATATCGAACGGTTAA ATGATTCACCGATTGGACCTCGGCGCCTTGACGTTTGGGATCTGGATCGAAGACCGATCGATCCGCGCGAACCCGGCTATCGCGAGATATGgacggatgaggaggaggaggaggcggagggcgaaagattagaagaagaagaagaagaagaacaagaacaagaacaacaagaagaagaagaagacgaagaagaagaagaagaagaagaagaagaagaagaagaagaagaagaagaagaagaagaaaagcaaTCGGATGGTGAGTATTTTGCCGGCGTATACGGGTATATCTGTAACAAgttggcgagagagagagagaaagagagagacgaaagGTGTACACGCTGTATGCACTATGTTTTGCCGCGTAGAGTCAGATGTGAGCGATAA